The Meiothermus sp. region TGCGATGGCTTCACGGGTGATGTCGTCGGGGGTAGGGCCCAGCCCGCCCGAGAGCACTACCAGCCGGGCTTTTTGCCAGGCTTCGCGTACCTCTTGGGCCAGGGCTTCCAGGTTGTCGGCAACCCGCAGCGTGCGGCGCACCTCCACGGCGTAGGGCTGCAGGCTAACGGCGATTTCAGCCGTATTGGTGTCCACCGTTTCGCCGTACAAGAGTTCATCACCTACCCCGATTATTTCTGCTAAAAACATAATAGCTCCCTTAGATTACACCCTTTTTTGAAAAACGTCAAAGACCCTCCTTCCATCATACGAACATACGAACCGGCCCTCCGAAAAGGCGGCAAATCCCAAATTCCAGATACTCCACTCCCTCTCCCCTACCCTTCACCCAACCTCCGCATTGCTTTGCAGATCTTTCTCCCGACACTGCTCGCTACGGTAAAGTGGGGCCATCTGGAGGTCTGGCTATGCGCTGGCGTTTCTTCTGGCTATCGGGGCTTTTTTTGCTGGTTTCGTGTGTTCCTGCCAACCAGGTACGGCAGGTACAGGGGCTTTCGGGGCCGGTGAACATCACCTTTGACCGCTGGGGTGTCCCGCATATCCGGGCCCTCTCGAGCGATATGGACGTGTTTTTTGCCCAGGGGTATGTCCACGCCCGGGATCGGCTGTTCCAGATGGAACTGGGCCGCCGGGCGGCGCAGGGCCGGTTGTCGGAAATTCTGGGCAGCGGGGCCCTCGAGCAAGACCGCTTTTTCCGCACCTGGGGCTTCTACCGCGTAGCCCAGACATCGTTCCCCCACCACACCGAGTTCACCCGCCGCGCCCTCGAGGCCTATGCGGAGGGGGTCAATCAGTTCATCCGCGAAGGCAACCTGCCCCTGCCCTTTGCTCTGCTGGGCTTCACCCCCGAGCCCTGGACGCCTGCCGACACCCTGGCCTGGGGCAAGCTCCAGGCCTACGACCTGGGGCAGGTCTGGCAGGACGAAATCGACAACACCTTCATCCTGAGCAAGGTGGGGGTGGAAGGGTTCAACAACCTGCGGGGTAGTTACCCGCCCGGCTGGCCCACCATCCTGCAACCCGAAGACCTGTCTGGTGCAAACGAGCGGGCTGGGCACAGTCAACCCACTACGCAGATCACCCTATCCAAGACCCTGCTGGCTCACCTGCACGAGCTAACCCGGTTCTCCGAAGACCTTGTGATAGCCCCCCGCACCCCCGACCAGGGCTCGAACAACTGGGTGCTGAGCGGCTCGCGTACCACCAGTGGCAAACCCCTGCTGGCCAACGACCCCCACCTGCGCTTGCAAAACCCGGCCTTGTGGTACATTGCCGACCTACGCGGCCCCGGCTACCAGGCCATCGGGGCCAGCATTCCGGGGGTGCCGGGGATCTTTCTGGGCCGCAATGACCGGGTGGCCTGGGGGGCCACCAATGTCCGGCCCGACGTGATGGATCTGTTCGTGCTGGATTTGGAGGGGCAGTCCTACCGCACCCCCACCGGCCTGGTGCCGCTGCGCCTGCGTCAGGAAGTGATTCGGGTACGCGGGGCCGACCCGGTGACCTTCACGGTGCGCGAAAGCGAGTACGGCCCGGTAATCTCCGATCTGGGCCGGGCCTTCCTGCGGCCGGGCCTGACCGCCGGAACGGCCATTGCCGGCGAGAACCAGGCGGTAGCGGTGCGCTGGACGGGCCTGGAGCCCCAGGACACCACCCTGGATGCCTACCTGGGCATGAACCGTGCCCGCAATGCCGCCGAGTTCCGCGAAGCCCTGCGGCGCTATGCAGCCCCCATGCAGAACTTTGTCTATGCCGATGTGGACGGCAACA contains the following coding sequences:
- a CDS encoding penicillin acylase family protein encodes the protein MRWRFFWLSGLFLLVSCVPANQVRQVQGLSGPVNITFDRWGVPHIRALSSDMDVFFAQGYVHARDRLFQMELGRRAAQGRLSEILGSGALEQDRFFRTWGFYRVAQTSFPHHTEFTRRALEAYAEGVNQFIREGNLPLPFALLGFTPEPWTPADTLAWGKLQAYDLGQVWQDEIDNTFILSKVGVEGFNNLRGSYPPGWPTILQPEDLSGANERAGHSQPTTQITLSKTLLAHLHELTRFSEDLVIAPRTPDQGSNNWVLSGSRTTSGKPLLANDPHLRLQNPALWYIADLRGPGYQAIGASIPGVPGIFLGRNDRVAWGATNVRPDVMDLFVLDLEGQSYRTPTGLVPLRLRQEVIRVRGADPVTFTVRESEYGPVISDLGRAFLRPGLTAGTAIAGENQAVAVRWTGLEPQDTTLDAYLGMNRARNAAEFREALRRYAAPMQNFVYADVDGNIGYFAPGWIPVRDWDGRFPASARLGQQWKGYVAFERLPQVVNPREGFVSSANNRVLPHGGPDISSYTTEVFRAQRIRDLILATPKASLEDMARWQGDTYSIIAREMLPGLLALEPRSEAARRLQSAVRGWDLRAELDSVGATAFAFYYREISRMLEDELELRYPPVPYTFVQTLREDGRWCRNASAGIQNCAQFMAQALEKAGTELERRLGPDPAQWQWGRLHQATLISPLASTPLIGGLFNRTLPTPGSMHTVNVANYNQDTFLHTSGASLRTLFDLADLDQSRIVYPMGQSADVFSPHFDNLLWLWRDKQYIPLSTRPADWGQTWTLELRPH